A part of Ptychodera flava strain L36383 chromosome 11, AS_Pfla_20210202, whole genome shotgun sequence genomic DNA contains:
- the LOC139143211 gene encoding centrosomal protein CCDC61-like, whose protein sequence is MSRTQEDTNTVITSVYTFRGMEYIVSMNVSDASTLTVEVEDRLTADQWRGTFDSSYIEDLTHKTGNFKQFNIFVSMLESAVIKSSESVSLDLLTYADLELLRNRKAGVGTRTIPGAKTAALNTKRYLILTYTVEFDRIHYPLPLPYVGKPDPVLLQETVRNLREEIKRLKKQGHSDFRETEFNLLKKNYEKLLKQKDEIESAFMQYRREIKNTNKGTAAKEVRIMKNIVRNLEEELMTEKAKYRRQANKRNSDYRSLLDEVEELRASERNLRARVKSLTNELAVYKRGRVSRASPIPGSSSSQRRDRGRSRSASRDVRSSSRERSLSRERPSSVSSFRSNTPSPSGARVPRFNPTAYIEDKKRRQQEAKLKRDRGKRHSVLERNRNSLSAERVRSRPSPLYAGSTGRLRRGRSGSLGSLGSRTSSLSDIENASAGSQSSRLRGIQNVMKGKTSSSSMWMSPDVPMPRSGRTSSGKAKTRRAVSTPDPAADLEKIRKLTTSSGKIKKRDVLDYKSPAHRNGYYQNRSAEMSEIDARLNALQKFMDDNLT, encoded by the exons ATATTGAAGATCTGACTCATAAAACTGGTAACTTCAAGCAATTTAATATATTTGTCAGTATGCTGGAGTCTGCTGTCATAAAG TCGTCAGAATCAGTGTCTTTAGATCTCTTGACGTATGCTGATTTAGAGTTACTAAGGAATCGTAAAGCCGGTGTTGGTACCAGAACTATACCTGGAGCTAAAACAGCAGCTTTGAATACCAAACGATATCTCATCTTAACATACACAGTTGAATTTGACAG GATACACTATCCATTACCTCTTCCGTATGTTGGGAAACCAGATCCTGTATTGCTGCAGGAAACAGTCCGGAATCTCAGGGAAGAAATCAAAAGACTGAAAAAACAA gGGCATTCTGATTTCAGAGAAACTGAATTCAATTTACTAAAGAAAAA CTATGAAAAGTtactgaaacaaaaagatgaaaTAGAATCAGCATTTATGCAGTATAGAAGAGAAATTAAGAATACAAACAAAGGAACAGCAGCCAAGGAAGtcagaatcatgaaaaatattgtaagaaatCTTGAAGAAGAACTTATGACTGAGAAAGCCAAATACAGAAGACAGGCTAATAAGAGAAACTCAGATTACAGGAGTTTGTTGGATGAG GTGGAAGAATTAAGAGCCAGTGAAAGGAATTTAAGAGCAAGGGTTAAGAGTCTAACAAATGAATTGGCCGTCTACAAAAGAGG GAGAGTCAGTAGAGCATCACCGATACCTGGCAGTTCTTCATCGCAGAGACGAGACAGAGGAAGATCAAGATCAGCATCACGTGATGTCAGATCTTCATCAAGAGAGCGTTCTCTATCAAGAGAGAGACCATCATCAGTCTCATCATTTAGAAGTAATACACCATCTCCATCTG GTGCTAGAGTTCCAAGATTTAATCCCACAGCTTACATTGAGGACAAAAAACGACGACAGCAAGAAGCCAAACTAAAAAG GGACCGAGGGAAAAGACACAGTGTTTTGGAAAGAAACAGAAATTCCTTGTCAGCTGAACGAGTCAGAAGTAGACCTTCACCACTTTATGCAG GTTCAACTGGAAGACTGAGACGTGGTAGAAGTGGATCTCTTGGTAGTCTTGGCAGCAGGACATCTTCACTCAGTGATATCGAGAATGCATCAGCTGGATCGCAGTCATCAAGACTAAG aggaattcaaaatgtgatgaaaggGAAGACATCATCATCTTCCATGTGGATGAGCCCTGATGTG CCTATGCCACGCAGTGGAAGAACTAGCTCTGGAAAAGCCAAAACAAGAAG AGCTGTGAGTACACCTGATCCAGCAGCTGATCTAGAGAAAATTAGAAAACTGACAACATCTTCTggaaaaatcaagaaaagagATGTTCTAGACTACAAATCACCAG CTCACAGAAATGGTTATTATCAAAACAGATCAGCTGAGATGTCTGAAATTGATGCTCGACTCAACGCACTCCAGAAATTCATGGATGACAACCTGACGTAA